In Fodinicola acaciae, the following proteins share a genomic window:
- the pstB gene encoding phosphate ABC transporter ATP-binding protein PstB, translating to MAKSIDVSDLNIYYGNFLAVEGVSMNIEPRSVTAFIGPSGCGKSTVLRTLNRMHEVIPGARVEGKVQLDGEDIYHSSVDPVNVRRTIGMVFQRPNPFPTMSIFDNVIAGLKLQGRQSRSKLEQIVEKALKGANLWNEVSDRLNKPGAGLSGGQQQRLCIARAIAVEPQVLLMDEPCSALDPISTLAIEDLIGELKERYTIVIVTHNMQQAARVSDRTAFFNLSAVGKPGQLIEMADTQKIFTNPSDKRTEDYITGRFG from the coding sequence ATGGCCAAAAGCATCGACGTATCGGACCTGAACATCTACTACGGCAACTTCCTTGCCGTCGAAGGTGTTTCGATGAACATCGAGCCGCGCAGTGTCACGGCCTTCATCGGCCCGTCCGGCTGCGGCAAGTCGACCGTGCTGCGTACGCTCAACCGGATGCACGAGGTGATCCCCGGCGCGCGGGTCGAGGGGAAGGTGCAGCTGGACGGCGAGGACATCTATCACAGCTCGGTCGACCCGGTGAACGTACGCCGGACGATCGGGATGGTTTTCCAGCGTCCCAACCCGTTTCCGACGATGTCGATCTTCGACAACGTGATCGCCGGCCTGAAGCTGCAGGGCCGGCAGTCCCGGTCCAAGCTCGAGCAGATCGTGGAGAAGGCGTTGAAAGGCGCCAATCTCTGGAACGAGGTGTCCGACCGGCTGAACAAGCCGGGTGCCGGCCTGTCCGGCGGCCAGCAGCAGCGGCTGTGTATCGCGCGCGCGATCGCGGTCGAGCCGCAGGTGCTGCTGATGGACGAGCCGTGCTCGGCGCTCGACCCGATCTCCACGCTGGCGATCGAGGACCTGATCGGTGAGCTGAAAGAGCGCTACACGATCGTGATCGTCACGCACAACATGCAGCAGGCGGCGCGGGTCAGCGACCGTACGGCCTTTTTCAACCTGTCCGCGGTCGGCAAGCCGGGACAGCTGATCGAGATGGCCGACACGCAGAAGATCTTCACCAATCCGTCGGACAA
- the pstA gene encoding phosphate ABC transporter permease PstA: MTTFSPEIRETLRGNKLPRWLPWAIAAGSIALVAVIFAITGSRSGLGFTVLSGLVFVVALTATSFAVEGSRQARDRLCTTAVYTAFVLAVAPLLSIAIFTVLRGYRELNGNFLTHSMFLINPAQEGGGIYHAILGTLLVSLICAVIAVPIGILTAVYLVEYGEGKRLARAISFFVDLMMGVPSIVAGLFIYAFWLLALGFQFSGFAGALALVILMLPVVVRNSEEMLKLVPNELREASYALGVPKWRTITKIVLPTAFSGIVTGVVLGIARAMGETAPLLLLVGTNPKINFEPFSFSLTDPNPMETLPTYIYEQLVTAAGSTAAPAYYRAWAAALVLIVIIMLLNALARFAARFTKARG; encoded by the coding sequence ATGACCACTTTTTCGCCTGAGATCAGGGAAACCCTGCGCGGCAACAAGCTGCCCCGGTGGCTGCCGTGGGCCATCGCGGCCGGCTCGATCGCTTTGGTGGCGGTGATTTTCGCGATCACCGGCAGCCGCAGCGGCCTCGGCTTCACCGTGCTGTCCGGCCTGGTCTTCGTGGTCGCGCTCACCGCCACCAGCTTCGCGGTGGAGGGCTCGCGGCAGGCCCGCGACCGGCTCTGCACGACGGCCGTCTACACCGCGTTCGTACTGGCCGTCGCTCCGCTGCTGTCGATCGCGATTTTCACCGTGTTGCGCGGATATCGCGAGCTGAACGGCAACTTCCTCACGCACTCGATGTTCCTGATCAACCCGGCGCAGGAAGGCGGCGGCATCTACCACGCCATCCTCGGCACGCTGCTGGTCAGCCTGATCTGCGCGGTGATCGCCGTACCGATCGGCATCCTGACCGCGGTCTATCTTGTCGAGTACGGCGAAGGAAAGCGGCTGGCGCGCGCGATCAGCTTCTTCGTCGATTTGATGATGGGTGTGCCGTCGATCGTCGCCGGCCTGTTCATCTACGCGTTCTGGTTGCTGGCACTGGGTTTCCAGTTTTCCGGCTTCGCCGGCGCGCTGGCGCTGGTGATCCTGATGCTGCCGGTGGTCGTACGCAACAGCGAGGAAATGCTGAAGTTGGTGCCCAACGAGCTGCGCGAGGCGTCGTACGCACTCGGCGTGCCGAAGTGGCGCACCATCACCAAAATCGTGCTGCCGACCGCCTTCTCCGGCATCGTCACCGGTGTCGTGCTCGGCATCGCCCGCGCGATGGGTGAAACCGCTCCGCTGCTGCTTCTGGTCGGCACCAACCCGAAAATCAACTTCGAGCCGTTCAGTTTCTCGCTGACCGACCCGAACCCGATGGAGACGCTGCCGACCTACATCTACGAGCAGCTGGTCACCGCGGCCGGCAGCACCGCGGCGCCGGCGTACTACCGCGCCTGGGCCGCGGCGCTCGTCCTCATCGTCATCATCATGCTGTTGAACGCGCTGGCGCGGTTCGCCGCCCGTTTCACCAAAGCCCGCGGCTGA